TGAATATTTTTGTTGTTACCCTTTTTGGTGAGAATTATGACAGTCGATGAAACTATATAGTTTTATCTATATGGTTACTTTCATAttcaatttttttagttttttttttttcatctgacAGAATATATAGTTTTATCTATATGGTTACTTTCATATtcaaatttttagtttttttttcatcTGACAGAATATACATTTGCATTGTCTTCTTTGTTCATCATACAGATACCTAGAGATGAGGAAGGAGAACCCTTATACGAGGAATTCATTTGTGTTGCATGTGCAAAGAAGGTCTCTTTCTTGTCTCTTTACCCTCCATCAATTTGGGCAGCAGTTAAGGAAGGTGAGGCTTCTACAGATGGTAACCAAGACGGCAGTGTTTTAACAGATGCAGTGGGTGCATCTTCTGAGAACGTCTCCGGTCATTCTCTCGTAGATGATAATAAAGCCTCTGGGAATCTTAAGAATAGCATGGAAATggtttcttcaattgtttgtgctGATTTCAAACCTGTATTGCCTCACAGGGATGAGTTACTTGGAGAATCTTCAGAGAAGAAAAGGGGTTTTGAGGAATTCTCTGGTGACACCATTTCTAGTCCCAAATGTGCTCTTGGGCTGGATCTGAGTGTTACTCCATTCATTCTAGAGAAGAATAAGCCCATGTTTCTTTCTAAAGTATGGAGAGATCTTCTTTGTAGGTGTGAGAAGTGCATTGAATTCTACACCAAGAAGGGCATAAGGTTCTTAATTGAGAAGGAGGACTCAATTGGGGAATATGAAAAAATGGGAAAACAGAAGAGGCAGGAGAAGTTGCAACAAGAGGAAGGAGCCGAGCTGAATTTTCTCAATAAATTCGGTCATGTTGAGAAAATTGAGATATTGAGTGGCATTGCAGACATGAAGAACGAGCTGTGTTCTTTCTTGGTATGTCCCATTTTCTCCTATTGATATAATTTTTCATGGCAGTACTTGTTTTATGCAACATATTTAGGGTTGAAAGTTGCTTTTAGAATAAGGAGTTCTGATTTTTTCACCTTCAGAGGCTCTCTATCATTTATACGTGGTTTTCTGCAGGAGTCGTTTGATTCATCGAAGCCTATCACACCATCTGATGTCCATCAGGTGTTTGAA
This DNA window, taken from Papaver somniferum cultivar HN1 chromosome 3, ASM357369v1, whole genome shotgun sequence, encodes the following:
- the LOC113358464 gene encoding putative E3 ubiquitin-protein ligase UBR7: MADVFEDETEHTVSIQEYLKDVEEQELEADLVLGGDEGKECTYSKGYMKRQAIFSCLTCTPDGNAGVCTACSLSCHDGHEIVELWTKRNFRCDCGNSKFGGFYCKLMADREPVNSENSYNQNFKGAYCTCHRPYPDPDVEEQVEMIQCCICEDWLHENHLGFEPSDEIPRDEEGEPLYEEFICVACAKKVSFLSLYPPSIWAAVKEGEASTDGNQDGSVLTDAVGASSENVSGHSLVDDNKASGNLKNSMEMVSSIVCADFKPVLPHRDELLGESSEKKRGFEEFSGDTISSPKCALGLDLSVTPFILEKNKPMFLSKVWRDLLCRCEKCIEFYTKKGIRFLIEKEDSIGEYEKMGKQKRQEKLQQEEGAELNFLNKFGHVEKIEILSGIADMKNELCSFLESFDSSKPITPSDVHQVFENLAKKRRSQ